One uncultured Alphaproteobacteria bacterium genomic region harbors:
- a CDS encoding Nitrogen fixation protein NifM, translating to MSDLAAYHAWNIALARFGASPEELKAEQARRLADEVARAQALEARILETREAMAVTLPYDRIADAVTGWREENPRCAISDAVLFEALHRELRVQAVLDAVAARASAVSAREVRDYYDANLDSFVRPERRRIRHILVTVNPDFAENVESRARARIDGIAGALRGGADFAELAQRHSECPTAMRGGEVGVVADDALYPELAALAFALPTGEWGGPVRTELGWHLVACEAIVPAEIVPYADAAEQVRAHLAKLRRRTEQTAWLKALVMRPMLVGDDPAAA from the coding sequence ATGAGCGATCTCGCCGCCTATCATGCCTGGAACATCGCGCTCGCACGTTTCGGTGCGTCGCCCGAGGAACTGAAGGCGGAGCAGGCGCGCCGTCTCGCGGACGAAGTGGCGCGGGCGCAGGCGCTCGAAGCGCGAATTCTCGAAACCCGCGAGGCGATGGCGGTGACGCTGCCCTACGATCGCATCGCCGACGCGGTGACGGGCTGGCGCGAGGAGAACCCGCGCTGCGCGATTTCCGATGCCGTGCTGTTCGAGGCCCTGCACCGCGAACTTCGGGTGCAGGCGGTGCTCGACGCCGTCGCGGCGCGTGCCTCCGCGGTGAGCGCGCGCGAGGTGCGGGACTATTACGACGCCAACCTCGACAGCTTCGTCCGCCCGGAGCGCCGCCGCATCCGCCACATCCTCGTGACCGTCAATCCCGACTTCGCCGAAAACGTCGAGAGCCGCGCCCGCGCCCGCATCGACGGGATCGCCGGCGCACTTCGGGGCGGGGCCGATTTCGCCGAACTGGCGCAGCGTCACTCCGAATGCCCGACGGCGATGCGGGGCGGAGAGGTCGGCGTCGTCGCCGACGACGCGCTCTATCCAGAGCTCGCCGCGCTCGCGTTCGCCCTGCCCACGGGCGAATGGGGCGGTCCGGTGCGCACCGAACTCGGATGGCATCTGGTGGCCTGCGAGGCGATCGTGCCGGCCGAGATCGTCCCGTACGCCGACGCGGCCGAGCAGGTGCGCGCGCATCTCGCCAAGCTCCGCCGCCGCACCGAGCAGACCGCGTGGCTGAAGGCGCTGGTGATGCGTCCGATGCTGGTCGGAGACGATCCCGCCGCGGCCTGA